The genome window TTCGCCGCGGGCCATAATGACCTTGCCAGTGCGCACCAGTTCCACAATTTTGAACTTACGCAGCAGTTCCACCATCGCGTCGAGTTTCTGCGAGCCGCCCGTAGCCTCCAGCACCATGGACGTTTCCGTCAGGTCTACGGTTTTGGCCCGGAAGTGGTCCGCGATCTGCAGCACGTCGCCACGTTGGCCGCTGTCCACGGCCACCTTGACCAGAGCCAGTTCGCGCGCGACCACTTCTTCGTCGGAATGCTCTCGGCACGCCATCACATCCACCAGCTTGGAGCACTGCATAATGATCTGTTCCAAACCGGCCCG of Candidatus Hydrogenedentota bacterium contains these proteins:
- the ilvN gene encoding acetolactate synthase small subunit, whose translation is MNKKLATYNLSIFVANRPGALVRIAQAFSRRGFNIESLVVSPGTTADFSRMTITAKGDRAGLEQIIMQCSKLVDVMACREHSDEEVVARELALVKVAVDSGQRGDVLQIADHFRAKTVDLTETSMVLEATGGSQKLDAMVELLRKFKIVELVRTGKVIMARGEGQT